The Panicum hallii strain FIL2 chromosome 5, PHallii_v3.1, whole genome shotgun sequence genome contains the following window.
TGCACTTTTTCTGAGTTCACTTCTTGTCAGACCAAActgggaggaaaagaaaaacttTCCATACTTATAGCCATAACCAAACAACAACATAACTTATTAGCCACTGTCTTATCTTGGTATGGCCAACAGGCCAGTGTGGTAAGATGCAGTTACGGATGTGTTCTAAAAGATACACTGCTCCTTAATTCCAAAGAACTTTACTATGATGTGTGGCGACGCTCATGGGCAAATTGAAATTAGTGGCGCCTTGATGAGCCCCTTTGAGGCCGTCACAATCCATACAGACCGGTTCAAAGCTGCTATCTTTCTTGATCAAATTTAAAAGGCCTCGGCAACTTGAATCTTCATCCGGGACCGTTTCAAACAACTCATACAGAGAAAGTACTGTTGCAAAACTGAAACAATTTTGTCAAAAAAGTATCTGATTGTGATAGAATATTACACAAACACGTCATGTATGAAGTGCTAGCCATTTTGAGTTCTTACACTCGGTTCACGGGTTCAGTGCCCATAGACCGCGAGAAGACCTGTCTATGTCCCGCGCTGTGCCCGTCCGTTTTACCCCCGTTTGAGCTACTTCGTGAGCTGCAAATAAAGCTCGGGCGGGAGAACCGAAGAGCCAATGCCTATCCGAACACCACCACTCCCTAGTCTCTACTCTAGTAACCAGTCACTTAAGCTTGGCCACTGGCCAGTAGTCCCGCTCCACGCACAAACAGAGAATCAGAGATGGGCAACGCCGGGTGGAGGCGCTCCAAGAAGGACGACGTCGTCACCGAGGCTTCGAGGCGCGCGGTCGTCAAGCCGCGCAATCAGCGGCGGGACGACGACGTTGATGATGAGTTGGGGCAGACGACGCGTGCGGGGCGACGTCGTCCTCGTGCAGGAGGCGTtccgcgggcgggcggcggcggcggcggcgccggcacgGTGGTGACGGTGAAGGTCGTGATGAGGAGGAAGGACGCGGAGGGGCTGGCGGCGAGGCTGAAGGCGCAGGGCGCGCGGGCGCgcagggccaggatggcggagCTCAAGGGCGAGCtccgggccggcggcggcgcgcgcccggcgccgtGCCGGGACGAGTGCCGGAGCCGCCCGCAACTCGCGCCGATAAACGAGAAGTAGCTTTAGTGCACACCGGTGGTGTGACACGACCAGTTTGAGCGCCGGAGATTGCTTGGAAGTTAGCTCGCTCGTGTCCTGGGCTCCTAGTGGCCGTTCCAGTTGAGGAGTGTGTGTATGCAAGTGGGTTGGTCACCCGGCCGTGTGTGCCTGTACATGTAGTGGAAAGAGGTGGCCATATTTAGCTATATTTTCTACCTTCACCTTCACCATGCTCATATGATCATATCCATGGATGTATGTACCCCTGCTTGTTCGTTACCAAAGATCCTCCGTTCCTCCGATCCAAGCCGCGGGATTGCATATCCAAAGATGGAGAGAGCCAAGTGAAGTTCGGCTTCTCAGGACTCAACACAAGCATGCCGTCGCGATCGCCTCGTTCCCATCCATCGTCAGGTCAGTTGCTAGCTTTTCACCTCGAGGCTGCTTCAAGGGAGTGCTTGGCTCTTGTTATCTTCTGCCCCGGACCTTACCCTTTCACGCTTTACCTCGAGCAGAAAGCAACGCGACGGGTGCAAGTGGTACGTCATGGCTCGCGATGCAGTAGATGTCGCCAGCGTCACTCATGGGGTGGTGGTCGCCGGGGGCCTGCAGGTGGATCGCTGTTACGGCACCAGTCAACTTGTGAACCTGGACATGCGACCCCGCCGTTTTCACGCCACGGGCAGTAACAAACTAACAGCAGCGCGGTCACTCGGTTCTAAAAGGAGTACTGATAACTCCGGCTCCAAGAAAGGGTGCACGATTAGCTTATGAGGCGAGGATCATCGGTCACGGCGAAACTTGAAATTAACAGTAGTGCCTCGTTGAAGCCACCGTGGGCCGTCACGATCGTTCATAGATGGACCGGTTCAAAGTATTTATCGTGATCAGATTTAAGAGGGCAACGTGACCCTTATCCGAGACCGTTTCTCAGCCAAGGCTGAGCAGAGAAAGCAGTAACGGCGAGATCAGTAAAAGCGAAATGTGGAGGTTCTTGACGTCGACACCGTGATTGAAGGCCCAACCTCATATAGTCATACTACTGAACTGGTCGGAGAAATAACTATAGAACTCTCGTAGTATTGGATACCACAATAGTTTTAAAAAAATATGAGCTGAAGTGACAGTTTGCTGATGAAAAATTCTTCGACGTCCATGTTGCTGACAttgttttttttgaaaaaaaatgtaTCTGCATAGCTTGTGCCATTACTGGATACTGGAGTCAGGCTAGATGTTGATGGAATGGACAATTAACTCGAAGATGCAGGAAAGAAGATCATGCTGGCTTTGGACCTCTCTGTCTCTTTGTTTACTGTCGTTCTCTTCGGAGCAGTGAAATTGATTCATCATCGTGTTGATAGAAATGTCTGGTTTGAGGGAGTAAAAGTGAGGTATTTGTACATTTTTTTAACTAGGCGGTAGGGCTTGTGAATGGCAGGGGTAACCGAAGATGTACTGCTAACCTTAAGGCGGTGACAATTAACAACATTAAAATGAGCAAGTGCCTCCTTCAAGGCACAATGAGGCCTTCGGAATCATAGACCGGTTGGTCCAAAGAGGGTGAAGGCGGAATGGGGAGACAGTTGACGTCCAAGCCGGACAAGTAAATTAACCTCGTACTGGAGCCACGGCCACTGAAAGTTCACCGAATTGCATCTCAGAAAGAGAAGACAAAAGTTCACTGAATTGGTCGAAGTAATCTCTGTTCCCCAATCGTTGAATTCAGAAGTCATAGGTGGATTTCGCCAGCGACTCATGCTGGTTGAACCAGGTGTCTAGCCCCAAATAAGGCACCCGGCAAAGGCAAGTCATGCTGGCGGGCACAAACCCCGACTGCTGCTGGTAACGGCTAAACAAAGAGGATAGCTAATACATAACGGCTTGCCTCTGTCCATCAGAACACGACCTGTCGTCAACCCCATCATCCTTCAGAGGCATGTTCTACCCATGAAAACCATCGACGAACTGAGCATTCTACCCAAGAGGCACATCAGGTACTGTCGCACTTTTCGTTTGCCCACGTTTCATCATGTGCAAAGTTAGCAGCATCACAAATCCAAACAGACCTTAAGCAAAAAAGAAGCTTACAGCTTGGAGAGCAGCAGTTAAGGCCCGTTTGGGAGGGCtcagaggaaggagagaggagagagaaaacTGGCTCCGATGAATAATGCTTTGCCAGGAGGAGCCATAATATACATACATCTCATTGATTTGCCGTGCCAAGCCAAAGGCGTATGATCACATTACAACAGATTTCCAGTATCTTCAAATAAAGCTTAAGTCTTGCATTTTGTTTCCTTAATCATAGAACCTGTTACATGCTATTATTATTACTACTCACTTTCCCCCGGCAGTGGGCTTCGCGAGCAGCTTCTTTGGTAGCTTGTCCAGTGGAGTTGTCTTCAGAAGGAAAAGTCGGGCAGCTCGCTCCTGTAAAGTTCCACCGCATTTTAGTCCACGACTTTGCAGCTCCACCTTGAGCTTCTCCAAGCCAAGTGTCTGCAAGGCAACAGCAGTGAGGCAGGGAAGATCATAAATCAAAGTTATGGATAAAGCTCATACAGAAAAGGAAAACAGTGATTAAACAAAACCCAGACCCTCCTGTGTCTTAATAAGTAGATGGATATATTTCATATGGGAAAAGGGGTGAAGACAGGAATCCAGTGATCCGTGCTCACACAGCCAAGTACTCTATGGGAAAATGAGTTACACGAAACAATAAATCAAATGGATTTTATTGAAGTAAAAATAATGATCAATTATCAAAATAAATTTTACAAGTGCATATGGGTAAATCAGAATGAAACAGGGGACTGACACAGTGATTTAAATGGCCATTCTCATTGATGCACATTATACTTTGTATGTCATAGATATCTACATGAGCTGATTACCCATTAATTTCCAAGGCAATCTCAATTGCTACTTTGTATGAATTAGTACAATTCGAAGACCCAGTGTTTGTCGAGTATTGAAGGCTAACTATAGAAGCTATAAATAGTGCTATTATGATTGACTTGGTGCCTGGAAATAGTTTGAGATTTAAATACCATCGGCTTATCATGACACAATAGTACCATCAATGGGGCTTAGCAATTGAACTGCTACCAAATTCCTAAACTCCTTACCTAGTATCCTTGAAAGAAATGCCTCTAATATATGACAGTCATTACTTAAAGAGAAAAAGCATGTCTAGTCACTAGTGCAGAGCTACAATGTAATCATGATATCAAAAAAGTACGTCAAGAAAAAAGTTTGCAACATACCTCCAATTCTGCAGCTGAACTGTACTTTGCCAGGTCTAATGGTTCTGAATGAGAATTGCTTACATCAGCAGATTCTTCTACTTGAGGCACCTCTGGATGGTTTTGATTTGAAGCAGCTGAAGCAGTGTCATCCACATCTGCTTTGACTCCATCAGATTTCAGCGCTTCTTCTGAAGCAATAACAACAGCACTGTTCACAGAAATGGGCTGATCCACCATTCCTACGTCAGTCTCCACACTACCATCAGATTCAAAATCACCACCTTCAGCCCCTGATCTCATTGTCGGTTCCACAGTTGACGCAAGACATTTTCCATTTTCCTCTGAATCAATGTGCTGGAACTTTTCACCTGAGGACTCTCCTTCTGAATGTGACCCAGAAACGGAGCCCAGATCAGGCTTCTCGTCCTCACTTTTGCTGGATCCATTTGAGCAATTCCCATCATCAAGAACTATGGATTTGGCATCTGTGCCCTCATCACCTTCTCTATCCTCATCATCCACATCACTGTCACTATCACTTTCATCATCTTCTACCTTATTCTTTCCCAACCTGCACAATCGAATTAAATCAGGCACTTGACAACA
Protein-coding sequences here:
- the LOC112894546 gene encoding uncharacterized protein LOC112894546 gives rise to the protein MGNAGWRRSKKDDVVTEASRRAVVKPRNQRRDDDVDDELGQTTRAGRRRPRAGGVPRAGGGGGGAGTVVTVKVVMRRKDAEGLAARLKAQGARARRARMAELKGELRAGGGARPAPCRDECRSRPQLAPINEK
- the LOC112894235 gene encoding replication stress response regulator SDE2; its protein translation is MAEAPQCQILVRLLDGRTRCLRFTTPSVSGATLLDAVASLSRVPAAALRLVTGRLDVSPSSVLTSAADGQFPSASALLRLRGGKGGFGSLLRGAASKAGQNKTSNFDACRDINGRRLRHVNAERRLEEWKAEAADRQLEKLAEDFIKKKAKEAGRRGGPSAAEVDKYLEKYRKDAEICVNAVEESVRASLGKRKTAPKPPPGADSKKLKIWLGKNKVEDDESDSDSDVDDEDREGDEGTDAKSIVLDDGNCSNGSSKSEDEKPDLGSVSGSHSEGESSGEKFQHIDSEENGKCLASTVEPTMRSGAEGGDFESDGSVETDVGMVDQPISVNSAVVIASEEALKSDGVKADVDDTASAASNQNHPEVPQVEESADVSNSHSEPLDLAKYSSAAELETLGLEKLKVELQSRGLKCGGTLQERAARLFLLKTTPLDKLPKKLLAKPTAGGK